The region AGCGCGATTTGGTGCGTCGTGGCCGCAATCGGGCCGGTCGCGGACCCAAGCGCTCCGATGCGGCTTTGTATGGACTCGCCACAGGGTTTGAGACAATGGTGGGCTGGCTGTATTTGAACGACCCAGCGCGCCTGGCGGAGCTTCTCGATCACCTGGATCAGGCCGGCACCCTCTCAACATCCTCAACACCTCGCCCATGAGCCCTCGCTTTGAACGCCGTCCCGGCGGTTCGTCCAGGACTGGACGACCGGGGCGCAGCGACCGACTTCGTCCTGATACCGACGCTGAGGCTGATGCCGGCCGCCGCGAGTGGAACCGAGAGGCGCCGGTCCGCCAGGGGCGCATGGACGACCGTCGCCGGGGTCGCTCCGATGAAGAGCAGCGCGCCCGTCCTGATCGGGGCGACCGTGGAGGCCGTGGACGTTTCATGGCAGACCGGCGTCCTGAGCGCCCCGCGCGTCGGGAGGGGCGTCGGGACGATCAACGCCCTTACAGCGATCGTCGTGATCCCCCCCGTGACGACCGTTCCGATGGACGTTCCGATGGGCGTCGCATGGATCGTCGTTTTGATCGTCGGGATGAAGCACAGGGGGACCGGCGGGGTGACCGGCGTCCGTCCTTTCAACGGGAGCGCTCGCGGCTTCCATTCAGGGATCGTGCTCCGCGCAAGCCTGAGGGGGAGGCGGCTGCTGCCACGCCGCCAGCTGATGATCTGGTCTGGGGTCGTCATTCAGCACTCGCGGCCCTGGAAGCCGGTCGACCGATCCATCGCATCTGGTGCACCCCGGAGATGCGCAGTGCCGCCAAGTTTCTGCAACTGCTTCGCGATGCCAAGGCTTCCGGTGTGCTGGTGGAGGAGGTCACCTGGGCCCGTCTGGGCCAGATCGCCGGAGGCTCAGTGCACCAGGGCATTGCCCTGCAGACAGCGGCAGCTGAAACAATCGATCTGGAGAGCCTGATTGAAGGCTGCTCCGATCTGGGGGAACCGCCGTTGCTGCTGGCCCTCGATGGCGTCACGGATCCCCACAACCTCGGTGCTGTGGTCCGTTCGGCTGAGGCCATGGGAGCCCATGGCGTGGTGTTGCCCCAACGACGCAGTGCCGGTCTGACGGGGTCGGCGGCGAAGGTGGCTGCTGGCGCCCTTGAACACCTCCCGGTGGCGCGGGTGGTCAACCTCAACCGCTCTCTCGAGAAGCTCAAGGATGCCGGCTATCGGGTGATTGGCCTGGCAGGTGAGGGCGATGTGACCCTGCCTGATGTGGATCTGAGTGGGCCGCTGGTGCTGGTGACCGGTTCGGAGGATCAGGGGTTATCCCTGCTGACACGCCGCCACTGCGACCAGTTGGTACGGATTCCGCTGCGGGGCGTCACGCCAAGCCTGAATGCATCTGTGGCAACGGCGCTGTGCGTGTACGAGGTGGCCCGTCGCAACTGGATGAAGGACATTCATGGTCAGGCTCCGTCGCCGCCGATTCAGCGGGCGCGGATGGCCGGTCAGCGCGAGGACGGCACGCCAGCACCACAGGTTGAAACGACGCAGCCTGAGGAGCGCATCGAACTGGACCTTGAACGACGAGATCTCGATGCAGGACGCGAGTTTGATCAGAGCATCCAGCTTTCTCCCTGAGTTGACCGTGTTATTTGGCCTGGTCGGTGCAAAATGCCCCTACAACACATGAGCTCCATGAGCCCTTTGATCCGGCCGCTGCGCAGCCTCGCCAATGGTGTCGGAATTGCTTGGTGGGCCCGTGTTGAGACCACCGGGCCCGATGTGACGTACTGGTTCGGTCCTTTCCTGACCCGTAAGGGACTGGAAGCTGAGCTCGCCACCTTTCTTGAGGATGTGGGTTCAGAGCAGCCCCAGTCCATTCGTCACACCCTGCTGCGCACCCGTCGCAGCGAACCATTGACCATCGCTGCCGAGGGGTGATCCCGCGGCTGATAGCGTCGCTCCTGCAACAGATCGCAGTTTCATGACGATCAGCGCGTGGCGTCAGCGACTGCAGGCTGGTGAAGTCTCATCCAGAGAGCTGGTGGATGAGCATCTGCAGCGTTTGGAGCGGTCAGAGCCGTCGCTCAACGCCTTTGTGGAGGTCACAGCTGAACGGGCCCGCGCTGACGCCGATCGTGTTGATCAGGCCCGTGCTGCCGGTGAGGACCTCGGTCCGCTGGCGGGTCTGCCGCTGGCGATCAAGGACAACCTCTGCACCCGCGGTGTCCGCACCACCTGCTCGAGCCGCATGCTTGAACAGTTCGTGCCACCTTACGAGTCCACAGTGACGGATCGGCTCTGGGGCGCTGGAGCGGTGTTGGTGGGCAAAACCAATCTCGATGAATTTGCCATGGGCGGTTCCACCGAGACATCGGCCTTTGGTGCCACCAAAAACCCATGGAACATCGAGCACGTTCCCGGTGGCAGCTCCGGTGGTAGTGCTGCGGCCGTGGCATCGGGCAGTTGTCTTGCCTCCCTGGGCTCAGACACCGGTGGTTCGATCCGCCAGCCGGCATCGTTCTGTGGTGTTGTGGGCTTGAAACCCACCTACGGCAGGGTCAGTCGCTGGGGACTGGTCGCTTTTGCCAGTTCCCTGGATCAGGTCGGTCCCTTTGCCGGCTGTGTGGCGGATGCGGCTGAGCTGCTTCAGGTGATTGCCGGTCACGACCAACGTGATTCCACCTGTTTGACAGCGGATGTTCCCGATTACAGCGCTGGTCTGGCTGCATCGATCAAGGGGCTGAGGGTCGGTGTGATCCGGGAATGCTTTAAAGCGGAAGGACTGGACGCTGAGGTCAAGGCTTCGGTGCAGGCATCTGCAGCCCAACTGGAGGCCCTCGGTGCCGAACTGGTGGATGTGAGCTGTCCACGCTTCAACGACGGCATCGCCACTTACTACGTCATCGCTCCGTCGGAGGCCTCGGCCAACCTGGCGCGTTACGACGGTGTGAAGTACGGCTTCCGTGCTGAGGACGCCGAGAGCCTGGCGTCAATGACGGCCCGAAGCCGTGCAGAAGGTTTTGGCGCGGAAGTGCAGCGGCGGATCCTGATCGGGACTTATGCCCTTTCGGCCGGTTATGTGGACGCCTACTACCGCAAGGCCCAGCAGGTTCGCACGCTGATTCGACGCGATTTCGATGCTGCGTTCCAGAAGGTGGATGTTCTCCTGACCCCTACGGCGCCGTCGCCGGCGTTCAAGGCGGGTGCCCATGCCGATGACCCGCTGGCGATGTATCTGGCAGACCTGCTCACGATTCCGGTGAACCTGGCAGGTCTCCCGGCGATCAGTGTTCCCTGTGGATTCAGTACTGCTGGCTTGCCGATCGGGATGCAGCTGATCGGCAATGTGCTCGACGAGGCGCGTCTGCTGCAGGTGGCTCACCAGTACGAACAGGCTGCTGATGTGTTCGCGCAACGCCCTGAGGCCTCTTTGGTCCCCTGACCCACCACATCTGGTGCCCCAGTCATTGGTCGCACGCTTGATCTTGCGTTAGGTCCTAGGCTGGGACTATGGCATTCGTTCCGCTCCACAACCACAGCGATTACAGCCTGCTGGATGGCGCATCGCAGCTTCCGGCCATGGTGGAGCGCGCCAAGGAACTGGGCATGCCTGCCATTGCCCTGACGGATCACGGGGTGATGTATGGCGCCATCGAGCTGCTGAAACTATGCAAGGGCTCCGATCTCAAGCCGATCATCGGCAATGAGATGTATGTGATCAATGGATCCATCGATGATCCTCAGCCGAAGAAAGAGAAGCGCTACCACCTGGTTGTTCTTGCCAAGAATGCAGTCGGCTACCGCAACCTGGTGAAGCTGACGAGCATCAGCCATCTGCGGGGAATGCGGGGGCGGGGAATTTTCTCGCGCGCCTGCATTGATAAGCATCTTCTCAAGAGGTACAGGGAAGGATTGATCATCTCCACCGCCTGTCTCGGTGGAGAATTGCCGCAGGCGATCCTGCGGGGCCGGCCGGATGTTGCCCGCAATGTGGCCCGTTGGTATCAGGAGGTTTTCGGGGAAGATTTCTATCTCGAAATTCAGGATCATGGCTCTCCTGAAGACAGGATTGTCAACGTTGAACTGGTGCGCATTGCCCAGGAACTCGGCATCCAATTGGTGGCCACCAACGATGCTCATTACCTGAGCAAGCAGGATGTGGAGGCGCACGATGCCTTGCTTTGCGTGCTCACGGGCAAACTCATCAGCGACGAGAAACGACTTCGTTACACCGGCACGGAATACATCAAGACCGAAGAGGAGATGAACCGACTCTTCGTGGATCATCTTGAGCCTGATGTTGTGCGTCAAGCCATCGCCAACACCGTGGCTGTTGCCGAGAAAGTTGAGGACTACGACATCCTCGGCCACTACCAGATGCCTCGCTTTCCCATTCCTGAGGGACATACTGCGGTGACCTACCTGCGAGAGGTCACAGAGCGAGGTTTGCGGGAGAGACTCGAGCTGTCCTCCGATGCATCCATTCCGGAGAACTACGCCGAGCGGATGGCCCATGAGCTCAAAATCATGGAACAGATGGGTTTCCCCACCTACTTCCTTGTGGTGTGGGATTACATCCGTTTCGCGCGTGAACAAAAGATTCCAGTGGGGCCCGGCCGAGGTTCGGCGGCGGGATCCCTTGTGGCTTATGCCCTTGGCATTACCAACATTGATCCGGTGACCAACGGATTGTTGTTTGAACGTTTCCTCAATCCGGAACGCAAATCCATGCCGGATATTGATACCGACTTCTGCATTGAACGCCGTGGTGAAGTGATTGATTACGTCACGGAACGCTATGGCGACGACAAAGTGGCCCAGATCATCACCTTCAACAGGATGACGTCCAAGGCGGTGCTGAAGGATGTGGCCAGGGTGTTGGACATTCCCTACGGCGATGCCGACCGGCTGGCGAAATTGATTCCTGTTGTCCGTGGAAAGCCCGCCAAATTGAAGGCCATGATTGGTGAGGAGTCACCAACGCCGGAATTTCGTGAGAAATACGAATCCGACCCTGTTGTTAAGCGCTGGGTGGATATGGCCATGCGCATCGAGGGAACCAATAAAACCTTTGGTGTGCATGCAGCGGGTGTGGTGATTGCTGCTGATCCATTGGATGAATTGGTGCCATTGCAGCGCAACAACGATGGTCAGGTGATCACGCAGTACTTCATGGAAGACGTGGAATCCATGGGTCTGTTGAAGATGGACTTTCTGGGCCTCAAGAATCTCACGATGATTGATAAAACCCTGGAATTGGTGGAAGTCAGCAGCGGAACGCGGCTGGATCCCGACAAGCTCCCGGCTGAGGATGCCGACACCTTCGCATTGTTGGCCCGTGGGGATCTGGAAGGCATCTTCCAGCTGGAGTCCAGTGGCATGCGACAGATCGTCCGTGATCTGAAGCCGTCTTCCCTGGAGGACATTTCATCAATCCTGGCGCTGTATCGACCTGGTCCTTTGGATGCCGGCCTGATTCCCAAATTCATCAACCGCAAACATGGCCGCGAAGCCATTGACTTCGCCCACACGATTCTGGAACCAATTCTGAGTGAAACCTACGGAATCATGGTCTACCAGGAGCAGATCATGCGCATTGCCCAGGACCTCGCCGGTTATTCCCTCGGCCAGGCAGATCTGCTCCGGCGGGCGATGGGCAAGAAAAAAGTGGCGGAGATGCAGAAACATCGCGGCATCTTCGTGAAGGGTGCTGCCGAGCGGGGTGTGGACGAGGCGGTCTCGGATGAACTGTTTGATCAGATGGTGTTGTTCGCTGAATACTGTTTCAACAAGAGCCATTCCACGGCCTATGGCGCCGTCACCTATCAAACGGCCTATCTGAAAGCGCATTACCCCGTCGCTTACATGGCCGCCCTGCTCACGGTGAATGCCGGCGCAGCCGACAAGGTGCAGCGTTACATCGCCAATTGCAATGCCATGGGCATCGAGGTGATGCCACCGGACGTCAATGCCTCCCGCACAGATTTCACTCCGAACGGCGATCGCATCCTCTTCGGTTTGTCCGCTGTTCGAAACCTTGGTGATGGGGCCATCCGTCAGTTGATTCGTTCACGGGATATCGATGGCCCGTTCCGTTCTCTCCCGGATCTTTGTGATCGGATCCCTTCCTCGGTGCTCAACCGCCGCGGACTGGAATCTCTGATTCACTGCGGTGCCTTGGATTCCATGGATCCAGCCGCCAACCGAGCCCAGTTGATGGCTGATCTCGATCTTCTCCTCGACTGGGCTTCGTCGAGGGCCAAGGACCGTGACAGTGGCCAGGGCAACCTGTTTGACCTGATGGCAGCTCCGAACGATGAGGACGGCGCCTCTGATCTCAGCCTCGCTCCCAAGGCCGCTCCGGTGGCGGATTACGGCCCAGCCGAGAAGCTCAAGTTGGAAAAAGAGTTATTTGGATTTTATCTGTCTGACCATCCGCTCAAGCAACTCACTCCCAGTGCTCGACTCCTCGCACCCATCGGCCTGGGGGCGCTTGAGGAGCAACCGGACAAAGCCAAGGTCAGTGCCGTCACGATGATCACTGAGTTGCGTCAGGT is a window of Synechococcus sp. A15-24 DNA encoding:
- a CDS encoding DUF1816 domain-containing protein; protein product: MSPLIRPLRSLANGVGIAWWARVETTGPDVTYWFGPFLTRKGLEAELATFLEDVGSEQPQSIRHTLLRTRRSEPLTIAAEG
- a CDS encoding DNA polymerase III subunit alpha — encoded protein: MAFVPLHNHSDYSLLDGASQLPAMVERAKELGMPAIALTDHGVMYGAIELLKLCKGSDLKPIIGNEMYVINGSIDDPQPKKEKRYHLVVLAKNAVGYRNLVKLTSISHLRGMRGRGIFSRACIDKHLLKRYREGLIISTACLGGELPQAILRGRPDVARNVARWYQEVFGEDFYLEIQDHGSPEDRIVNVELVRIAQELGIQLVATNDAHYLSKQDVEAHDALLCVLTGKLISDEKRLRYTGTEYIKTEEEMNRLFVDHLEPDVVRQAIANTVAVAEKVEDYDILGHYQMPRFPIPEGHTAVTYLREVTERGLRERLELSSDASIPENYAERMAHELKIMEQMGFPTYFLVVWDYIRFAREQKIPVGPGRGSAAGSLVAYALGITNIDPVTNGLLFERFLNPERKSMPDIDTDFCIERRGEVIDYVTERYGDDKVAQIITFNRMTSKAVLKDVARVLDIPYGDADRLAKLIPVVRGKPAKLKAMIGEESPTPEFREKYESDPVVKRWVDMAMRIEGTNKTFGVHAAGVVIAADPLDELVPLQRNNDGQVITQYFMEDVESMGLLKMDFLGLKNLTMIDKTLELVEVSSGTRLDPDKLPAEDADTFALLARGDLEGIFQLESSGMRQIVRDLKPSSLEDISSILALYRPGPLDAGLIPKFINRKHGREAIDFAHTILEPILSETYGIMVYQEQIMRIAQDLAGYSLGQADLLRRAMGKKKVAEMQKHRGIFVKGAAERGVDEAVSDELFDQMVLFAEYCFNKSHSTAYGAVTYQTAYLKAHYPVAYMAALLTVNAGAADKVQRYIANCNAMGIEVMPPDVNASRTDFTPNGDRILFGLSAVRNLGDGAIRQLIRSRDIDGPFRSLPDLCDRIPSSVLNRRGLESLIHCGALDSMDPAANRAQLMADLDLLLDWASSRAKDRDSGQGNLFDLMAAPNDEDGASDLSLAPKAAPVADYGPAEKLKLEKELFGFYLSDHPLKQLTPSARLLAPIGLGALEEQPDKAKVSAVTMITELRQVTTRKGDRMAILQLEDLSGSCEAVVFPKSYARLADHLMTEARLLVWAGVDRRDDRVQLIIDDCRVIDDLAVLLVELSSQQASDIAIQHKLRECLTQYRPEREELGVKVPVIAAVREGQSVRYVRLGSQFCVKDAEAALQALKTQAFTARHSEPMVLG
- the gatA gene encoding Asp-tRNA(Asn)/Glu-tRNA(Gln) amidotransferase subunit GatA produces the protein MTISAWRQRLQAGEVSSRELVDEHLQRLERSEPSLNAFVEVTAERARADADRVDQARAAGEDLGPLAGLPLAIKDNLCTRGVRTTCSSRMLEQFVPPYESTVTDRLWGAGAVLVGKTNLDEFAMGGSTETSAFGATKNPWNIEHVPGGSSGGSAAAVASGSCLASLGSDTGGSIRQPASFCGVVGLKPTYGRVSRWGLVAFASSLDQVGPFAGCVADAAELLQVIAGHDQRDSTCLTADVPDYSAGLAASIKGLRVGVIRECFKAEGLDAEVKASVQASAAQLEALGAELVDVSCPRFNDGIATYYVIAPSEASANLARYDGVKYGFRAEDAESLASMTARSRAEGFGAEVQRRILIGTYALSAGYVDAYYRKAQQVRTLIRRDFDAAFQKVDVLLTPTAPSPAFKAGAHADDPLAMYLADLLTIPVNLAGLPAISVPCGFSTAGLPIGMQLIGNVLDEARLLQVAHQYEQAADVFAQRPEASLVP
- the rlmB gene encoding 23S rRNA (guanosine(2251)-2'-O)-methyltransferase RlmB, producing the protein MSPRFERRPGGSSRTGRPGRSDRLRPDTDAEADAGRREWNREAPVRQGRMDDRRRGRSDEEQRARPDRGDRGGRGRFMADRRPERPARREGRRDDQRPYSDRRDPPRDDRSDGRSDGRRMDRRFDRRDEAQGDRRGDRRPSFQRERSRLPFRDRAPRKPEGEAAAATPPADDLVWGRHSALAALEAGRPIHRIWCTPEMRSAAKFLQLLRDAKASGVLVEEVTWARLGQIAGGSVHQGIALQTAAAETIDLESLIEGCSDLGEPPLLLALDGVTDPHNLGAVVRSAEAMGAHGVVLPQRRSAGLTGSAAKVAAGALEHLPVARVVNLNRSLEKLKDAGYRVIGLAGEGDVTLPDVDLSGPLVLVTGSEDQGLSLLTRRHCDQLVRIPLRGVTPSLNASVATALCVYEVARRNWMKDIHGQAPSPPIQRARMAGQREDGTPAPQVETTQPEERIELDLERRDLDAGREFDQSIQLSP